The proteins below are encoded in one region of Phaseolus vulgaris cultivar G19833 chromosome 1, P. vulgaris v2.0, whole genome shotgun sequence:
- the LOC137814219 gene encoding protein TIME FOR COFFEE-like isoform X1, translating into MDRTRGRSSSMSANAFPRRRHPNISLRPTSQEVQGMRLKDDNDDDDNNNKREWTKKRRGSNSHSTEEESVGNEQDARMHSNNTASSASDHNHRGRNVIDEVMIGATVPRRTRSASVKRPHHSSVEEQSAEAASPSSSNASLPKRMKAIGPSSSNQEDIEIEIAELLYSLRASQNHDYSSSQKVEASDSPPLSFYPAIDVEKKKVEGYSPSFFTLPPNNSVPELVVIECQQPAKTEKTSSESPRTSGGHGIGSSQGPKQETEGNNLSPGCGCGDAVDGKSESMLDVDKHDCASTVRTCDDVSGGKDKHKFEIDLMATPPVTLSPEWDNLSRGEDSNKVEDKIESFSKKEKTLGEIEVVKMKVDLEKSNEHNDLTTNHESGELGRNTEQPSTNPKLEKTGLLHFFTSSAQCSAMSFSVAVSERPSSFSPLGYMPPMGTALKTDNTTGLLTTPQHGNFALSQPRPKRCVTHGYIARNIFMHQQCTKMNTLLPSAIGCGSMCDTKLSKVHSAESVVVGKQFHKQSPVVSHNAEPEKGWATSSDFSLAAMKRSSGPANSMDMTQMKQLMLQQGPHSGSSANIVHGPAFLIPHGQHQASVITGTSSPAGGVNNASTASLSNKFQSSPAVSLGAPTLPAVAAAMSFSYPNLAANDAPYMTIVPNSGYPFPFSTPLGPSAAIRGASPAQSTPILNGPLYSSQIFHPLQYPQQHPHSQPLVQPSYLNASTSSVSSSSHKQSQGMQGNNNHILSSTTMQLQQSQKQHTSQPHLRKHETGMARENAPSAPSGTAYSQKHVFGQNFPIPVQPLSLSLTPSATSDSVGGNSGNFGDKQQQTLMGGLEHIPSQPHAISFAAYNGTSVPSNLNFSTVAQNPVVFQSLPDIAWQGYHAASTSHATQQKMYPIIEGNSGDSSSHRDDEKKATSGKPSTNGTTTLVFDNSAKNLSLVSSPMNGNWPSRSITSTATTTSLPLSSNAAKSQQASQLLHLQQQHGMLQQQPAMATRYKASSTNATSGANYFTSPVYSQTQTQSKSSIKGSQSKICVTAPDSLVHNPCIITSTAPTLQSFSQDQGRVLQGHTQISFGGNYISSMPLQGQQLFNNNQSLGTTVAGIPPSGANLKTNSQGSKVSSSVNSSQMQQTENSSTGTGQKSSPVCGRNVPSILSSCPSHLSELKY; encoded by the exons ATGGATCGAACCAGAGGAAGATCGTCCTCTATGTCCGCAAACGCCTTCCCTAGACGCCGTCATCCTAATATCTCCCTCCGACCCACTTCTC AGGAGGTGCAGGGGATGAGGTTAAAGGATGATAATGATGacgatgataataataataagaggGAGTGGACGAAGAAGAGGAGAGGGAGCAACTCTCACAGCACCGAGGAAGAGAGTGTGGGGAATGAACAAGACGCGCGGATGCATTCTAATAATACGGCGTCGTCCGCATCTGATCATAACCACCGGGGACGGAACGTAATCGATGAAGTGATGATCGGAGCTACAGTGCCCAGGAGGACTCGATCAG CTTCTGTGAAAAGACCACATCACAGTTCGGTCGAGGAGCAGAGTGCTGAAGCTGCGTCGCCTTCTTCTTCCAATGCTTCTCTTCCCAAGAGGATG AAAGCAATTGGACCGTCTTCGTCGAATCAGGAGGACATTGAGATTGAGATAGCTGAGCTTCTGTACAGTTTAAGAGCTTCCCAGAACCATGATTATTCTTCTTCGCAGAAGGTTGAAGCAAGTGATTCGCCTCCACTTTCGTTTTACCCTGCCATTGATGTTG agaagaagaaagtggaAGGATACAGTCCTTCTTTTTTCACTCTACCTCCGAACAATTCAGTTCCCGAGTTAGTCGTAATTGAATGTCAGCAACCTGCGAAAACGGAGAAAACTTCGTCCGAATCGCCTAGGACGTCTGGTGGTCATGGAATTGGATCTTCCCAGGGTCCAAAACAGGAAACAGAGGGAAATAATTTGAGTCCAGGTTGTGGATGTGGAGATGCTGTAGATGGAAAATCAGAATCCATGTTGGATGTCGACAAACATGATTGTGCTTCTACTGTAAG GACATGCGATGATGTTTCGGGCGGCAAAGACAAACACAAGTTTGAGATTGATCTAATG GCTACCCCTCCTGTGACCTTATCGCCAGAATGGGATAACTTGTCTAGGGGTGAAGACAGTAACAAGGTTGAAGACAAGATAGAAAGTTTCAGTAAGAAGGAGAAAACACTGGGAGAAATTGAAGTGGTGAAAATGAAAGTTGATTTGGAGAAGTCAAATGAACATAATGACCTAACGACAAACCATGAATCAGGAGAGCTGGGTAGGAATACGGAACAACCATCTACTAATCCCAAACTGGAGAAAACTG GTCTCTTACACTTCTTTACTTCTTCAGCTCAATGTAGTGCAATGTCTTTTTCAGTGGCTGTATCCGAAAGGCCAAGCAGTTTCTCTCCCCTTGG TTACATGCCGCCCATGGGGACAGCTCTGAAGACAGATAACACAACAGGATTATTGACAACCCCTCAA CATGGGAACTTTGCTCTGTCTCAACCTCGACCCAAGAGATGTGTAACCCATGGTTACATTGCTCGGAACATCTTCATGCACCAACAGTGCACAAAGATGAATACCCTTTTGCCGTCTGCAATTGGCTGTGGTTCTATGTGCGACACAAAGCTCAGCAAAGTCCATTCAGCTGAAAGTGTAGTTGTTGGGAAGCAGTTTCATAAACAGTCACCAGTCGTCAGCCATAATGCTGAACCGGAGAAGGGATGGGCTACCTCTAGTGATTTTAGTCTTGCTGCAATGAAAAGAAGTTCTGGTCCTGCCAACTCAATGGATATGACCCAAATGAAGCAGCTTATGCTTCAGCAAGGTCCACATTCAGGGTCTTCTGCTAATATAGTG CATGGTCCTGCTTTTCTAATTCCTCATGGCCAGCATCAAGCATCTGTAATAACAGGTACTAGTAGTCCAGCTGGTGGTGTGAACAACGCTAGCACTGCTTCCTTGTCTAATAAATTCCAAAGTTCCCCAGCTGTATCTCTTGGTGCCCCCACACTGCCAGCAGTTGCTGCTGCAATGAGCTTTAGCTACCCAAATTTGGCAGCCAATGATGCTCCATACATGACAATAGTTCCGAATAGTGGGTATCCATTCCCCTTTTCAACTCCCCTTGGACCATCTGCAGCTATCAGAGGTGCAAGCCCTGCACAGTCAACACCTATTCTCAATGGACCTTTGTACTCTTCTCAGATCTTCCACCCACTTCAGTATCCACAACAGCATCCTCACTCCCAACCACTTGTTCAACCTAGTTATCTTAATGCTAGCACATCTAGTGTTTCATCATCATCCCATAAGCAGTCGCAGGGAATGCAAGGTAACAACAACCATATTTTGTCATCCACAACTATGCAACTTCAGCAGTCACAAAAGCAGCACACCTCACAACCTCATCTTCGTAAGCATGAGACTGGGATGGCCAGAGAGAATGCTCCATCTGCTCCAAGTGGAACAGCTTACTCCCAAAAGCATGTATTTGGGCAAAACTTCCCTATTCCAGTTCAGCCACTGAGCCTTTCTTTAACGCCATCTGCAACATCAGATAGTGTTGGTGGGAACAGTGGAAATTTTGGTGACAAGCAGCAACAGACTTTGATGGGGGGACTTGAGCATATTCCATCTCAACCACATGCAATCTCatttgctgcatataatgggaCAAGTGTTCCTTCAAATCTCAACTTCTCAACCGTGGCACAAAACCCAGTGGTATTTCAGAGCCTGCCAGATATTGCATGGCAAGGATATCATGCTGCAAGTACATCTCATGCAACTCAACAAAAGATGTATCCTATAATAGAAGGGAACAGTGGGGATAGTTCTTCCCACCGAGATGATGAAAAGAAAGCCACTTCCGGAAAGCCATCAACCAACGGAACAACAACCCTTGTTTTTGATAATTCAGCAAAGAATCTTAGCTTAGTTTCATCTCCCATGAATGGAAATTGGCCTAGTCGTTCCATTACTTCAACTGCAACAACCACAAGTTTGCCTCTTTCTAGTAATGCTGCAAAGTCTCAACAGGCATCACAGCTGCTTCATCTTCAGCAGCAGCATGGAATGTTACAGCAGCAACCTGCTATGGCTACTCGATATAAAGCCTCGTCAACTAATGCTACAAGTGGTGCAAATTATTTTACTTCCCCAGTTTATTCACAAACTCAAACTCAGAGCAAAAGTTCGATTAAAGGCTCCCAGTCTAAAATCTGTGTAACAGCCCCGGATTCTCTTGTTCATAACCCATGCATCATAACTTCTACCGCCCCAACTCTCCAAAGTTTTTCTCAGGATCAAGGAAGAGTTTTGCAGGGTCATACCCAAATATCTTTTGGTGGAAATTACATATCGTCCATGCCACTCCAAGGGCAACAGCTATTCAATAACAACCAGTCTCTTGGTACAACAGTTGCAGGAATTCCACCTAGTGGAGCCAACTTGAAGACAAATTCCCAGGGGAGCAAGGTTAGTTCATCAGTGAACTCTTCGCAGATGCAACAAACTGAGAATTCTTCCACTGGAACTGGCCAAAAATCTTCCCCAGTTTGTGGGAGAAATGTCCCATCGATCTTGAGCTCGTGCCCCAGTCACTTATCTGAGCTAAAGTATTAG
- the LOC137814219 gene encoding protein TIME FOR COFFEE-like isoform X2, whose protein sequence is MDRTRGRSSSMSANAFPRRRHPNISLRPTSQEVQGMRLKDDNDDDDNNNKREWTKKRRGSNSHSTEEESVGNEQDARMHSNNTASSASDHNHRGRNVIDEVMIGATVPRRTRSASVKRPHHSSVEEQSAEAASPSSSNASLPKRMKAIGPSSSNQEDIEIEIAELLYSLRASQNHDYSSSQKVEASDSPPLSFYPAIDVEKKKVEGYSPSFFTLPPNNSVPELVVIECQQPAKTEKTSSESPRTSGGHGIGSSQGPKQETEGNNLSPGCGCGDAVDGKSESMLDVDKHDCASTVRTCDDVSGGKDKHKFEIDLMATPPVTLSPEWDNLSRGEDSNKVEDKIESFSKKEKTLGEIEVVKMKVDLEKSNEHNDLTTNHESGELGRNTEQPSTNPKLEKTAQCSAMSFSVAVSERPSSFSPLGYMPPMGTALKTDNTTGLLTTPQHGNFALSQPRPKRCVTHGYIARNIFMHQQCTKMNTLLPSAIGCGSMCDTKLSKVHSAESVVVGKQFHKQSPVVSHNAEPEKGWATSSDFSLAAMKRSSGPANSMDMTQMKQLMLQQGPHSGSSANIVHGPAFLIPHGQHQASVITGTSSPAGGVNNASTASLSNKFQSSPAVSLGAPTLPAVAAAMSFSYPNLAANDAPYMTIVPNSGYPFPFSTPLGPSAAIRGASPAQSTPILNGPLYSSQIFHPLQYPQQHPHSQPLVQPSYLNASTSSVSSSSHKQSQGMQGNNNHILSSTTMQLQQSQKQHTSQPHLRKHETGMARENAPSAPSGTAYSQKHVFGQNFPIPVQPLSLSLTPSATSDSVGGNSGNFGDKQQQTLMGGLEHIPSQPHAISFAAYNGTSVPSNLNFSTVAQNPVVFQSLPDIAWQGYHAASTSHATQQKMYPIIEGNSGDSSSHRDDEKKATSGKPSTNGTTTLVFDNSAKNLSLVSSPMNGNWPSRSITSTATTTSLPLSSNAAKSQQASQLLHLQQQHGMLQQQPAMATRYKASSTNATSGANYFTSPVYSQTQTQSKSSIKGSQSKICVTAPDSLVHNPCIITSTAPTLQSFSQDQGRVLQGHTQISFGGNYISSMPLQGQQLFNNNQSLGTTVAGIPPSGANLKTNSQGSKVSSSVNSSQMQQTENSSTGTGQKSSPVCGRNVPSILSSCPSHLSELKY, encoded by the exons ATGGATCGAACCAGAGGAAGATCGTCCTCTATGTCCGCAAACGCCTTCCCTAGACGCCGTCATCCTAATATCTCCCTCCGACCCACTTCTC AGGAGGTGCAGGGGATGAGGTTAAAGGATGATAATGATGacgatgataataataataagaggGAGTGGACGAAGAAGAGGAGAGGGAGCAACTCTCACAGCACCGAGGAAGAGAGTGTGGGGAATGAACAAGACGCGCGGATGCATTCTAATAATACGGCGTCGTCCGCATCTGATCATAACCACCGGGGACGGAACGTAATCGATGAAGTGATGATCGGAGCTACAGTGCCCAGGAGGACTCGATCAG CTTCTGTGAAAAGACCACATCACAGTTCGGTCGAGGAGCAGAGTGCTGAAGCTGCGTCGCCTTCTTCTTCCAATGCTTCTCTTCCCAAGAGGATG AAAGCAATTGGACCGTCTTCGTCGAATCAGGAGGACATTGAGATTGAGATAGCTGAGCTTCTGTACAGTTTAAGAGCTTCCCAGAACCATGATTATTCTTCTTCGCAGAAGGTTGAAGCAAGTGATTCGCCTCCACTTTCGTTTTACCCTGCCATTGATGTTG agaagaagaaagtggaAGGATACAGTCCTTCTTTTTTCACTCTACCTCCGAACAATTCAGTTCCCGAGTTAGTCGTAATTGAATGTCAGCAACCTGCGAAAACGGAGAAAACTTCGTCCGAATCGCCTAGGACGTCTGGTGGTCATGGAATTGGATCTTCCCAGGGTCCAAAACAGGAAACAGAGGGAAATAATTTGAGTCCAGGTTGTGGATGTGGAGATGCTGTAGATGGAAAATCAGAATCCATGTTGGATGTCGACAAACATGATTGTGCTTCTACTGTAAG GACATGCGATGATGTTTCGGGCGGCAAAGACAAACACAAGTTTGAGATTGATCTAATG GCTACCCCTCCTGTGACCTTATCGCCAGAATGGGATAACTTGTCTAGGGGTGAAGACAGTAACAAGGTTGAAGACAAGATAGAAAGTTTCAGTAAGAAGGAGAAAACACTGGGAGAAATTGAAGTGGTGAAAATGAAAGTTGATTTGGAGAAGTCAAATGAACATAATGACCTAACGACAAACCATGAATCAGGAGAGCTGGGTAGGAATACGGAACAACCATCTACTAATCCCAAACTGGAGAAAACTG CTCAATGTAGTGCAATGTCTTTTTCAGTGGCTGTATCCGAAAGGCCAAGCAGTTTCTCTCCCCTTGG TTACATGCCGCCCATGGGGACAGCTCTGAAGACAGATAACACAACAGGATTATTGACAACCCCTCAA CATGGGAACTTTGCTCTGTCTCAACCTCGACCCAAGAGATGTGTAACCCATGGTTACATTGCTCGGAACATCTTCATGCACCAACAGTGCACAAAGATGAATACCCTTTTGCCGTCTGCAATTGGCTGTGGTTCTATGTGCGACACAAAGCTCAGCAAAGTCCATTCAGCTGAAAGTGTAGTTGTTGGGAAGCAGTTTCATAAACAGTCACCAGTCGTCAGCCATAATGCTGAACCGGAGAAGGGATGGGCTACCTCTAGTGATTTTAGTCTTGCTGCAATGAAAAGAAGTTCTGGTCCTGCCAACTCAATGGATATGACCCAAATGAAGCAGCTTATGCTTCAGCAAGGTCCACATTCAGGGTCTTCTGCTAATATAGTG CATGGTCCTGCTTTTCTAATTCCTCATGGCCAGCATCAAGCATCTGTAATAACAGGTACTAGTAGTCCAGCTGGTGGTGTGAACAACGCTAGCACTGCTTCCTTGTCTAATAAATTCCAAAGTTCCCCAGCTGTATCTCTTGGTGCCCCCACACTGCCAGCAGTTGCTGCTGCAATGAGCTTTAGCTACCCAAATTTGGCAGCCAATGATGCTCCATACATGACAATAGTTCCGAATAGTGGGTATCCATTCCCCTTTTCAACTCCCCTTGGACCATCTGCAGCTATCAGAGGTGCAAGCCCTGCACAGTCAACACCTATTCTCAATGGACCTTTGTACTCTTCTCAGATCTTCCACCCACTTCAGTATCCACAACAGCATCCTCACTCCCAACCACTTGTTCAACCTAGTTATCTTAATGCTAGCACATCTAGTGTTTCATCATCATCCCATAAGCAGTCGCAGGGAATGCAAGGTAACAACAACCATATTTTGTCATCCACAACTATGCAACTTCAGCAGTCACAAAAGCAGCACACCTCACAACCTCATCTTCGTAAGCATGAGACTGGGATGGCCAGAGAGAATGCTCCATCTGCTCCAAGTGGAACAGCTTACTCCCAAAAGCATGTATTTGGGCAAAACTTCCCTATTCCAGTTCAGCCACTGAGCCTTTCTTTAACGCCATCTGCAACATCAGATAGTGTTGGTGGGAACAGTGGAAATTTTGGTGACAAGCAGCAACAGACTTTGATGGGGGGACTTGAGCATATTCCATCTCAACCACATGCAATCTCatttgctgcatataatgggaCAAGTGTTCCTTCAAATCTCAACTTCTCAACCGTGGCACAAAACCCAGTGGTATTTCAGAGCCTGCCAGATATTGCATGGCAAGGATATCATGCTGCAAGTACATCTCATGCAACTCAACAAAAGATGTATCCTATAATAGAAGGGAACAGTGGGGATAGTTCTTCCCACCGAGATGATGAAAAGAAAGCCACTTCCGGAAAGCCATCAACCAACGGAACAACAACCCTTGTTTTTGATAATTCAGCAAAGAATCTTAGCTTAGTTTCATCTCCCATGAATGGAAATTGGCCTAGTCGTTCCATTACTTCAACTGCAACAACCACAAGTTTGCCTCTTTCTAGTAATGCTGCAAAGTCTCAACAGGCATCACAGCTGCTTCATCTTCAGCAGCAGCATGGAATGTTACAGCAGCAACCTGCTATGGCTACTCGATATAAAGCCTCGTCAACTAATGCTACAAGTGGTGCAAATTATTTTACTTCCCCAGTTTATTCACAAACTCAAACTCAGAGCAAAAGTTCGATTAAAGGCTCCCAGTCTAAAATCTGTGTAACAGCCCCGGATTCTCTTGTTCATAACCCATGCATCATAACTTCTACCGCCCCAACTCTCCAAAGTTTTTCTCAGGATCAAGGAAGAGTTTTGCAGGGTCATACCCAAATATCTTTTGGTGGAAATTACATATCGTCCATGCCACTCCAAGGGCAACAGCTATTCAATAACAACCAGTCTCTTGGTACAACAGTTGCAGGAATTCCACCTAGTGGAGCCAACTTGAAGACAAATTCCCAGGGGAGCAAGGTTAGTTCATCAGTGAACTCTTCGCAGATGCAACAAACTGAGAATTCTTCCACTGGAACTGGCCAAAAATCTTCCCCAGTTTGTGGGAGAAATGTCCCATCGATCTTGAGCTCGTGCCCCAGTCACTTATCTGAGCTAAAGTATTAG